Proteins encoded by one window of Gemmatimonas aurantiaca:
- a CDS encoding co-chaperone GroES has translation MANQKVAPLADRVVVKPLEEAEQMRGGLYIPDTAKEKPQQGTVVAVGPGRFEKETRVPMDVKVGDKILYGKYSGTEVTIEGEALLILRESDVLAVIN, from the coding sequence ATGGCCAACCAGAAGGTCGCGCCTCTGGCCGATCGCGTCGTCGTGAAGCCGCTCGAAGAAGCGGAACAGATGCGCGGTGGGCTGTACATCCCCGATACGGCGAAGGAAAAGCCGCAGCAGGGCACCGTTGTCGCCGTCGGCCCCGGCCGGTTCGAGAAGGAAACCCGTGTGCCGATGGACGTGAAGGTCGGCGACAAGATCCTCTACGGGAAGTACAGCGGCACCGAAGTCACGATCGAGGGTGAGGCCCTCCTCATCCTGCGCGAGTCGGATGTACTCGCCGTGATCAACTGA
- the groL gene encoding chaperonin GroEL (60 kDa chaperone family; promotes refolding of misfolded polypeptides especially under stressful conditions; forms two stacked rings of heptamers to form a barrel-shaped 14mer; ends can be capped by GroES; misfolded proteins enter the barrel where they are refolded when GroES binds), which yields MAAKELHFNVDARAGLKRGVDQLAEAVKVTLGPKGRNVVIDKKFGAPTVTKDGVTVAKEIELADPIENMGAQMVKEVATKTSDLAGDGTTTATVLAQAIFREGLKNVTAGSNPMALKRGIDKAVAGIVEELKRISVPTSGKKEIAQVGTISANNDPEIGNLIAEAMEKVGKDGVITVEEAKGLETTLETVDGMQFDRGYLSPYFVTDPEKMEAVLENALILIHDKKISAMKDLLPVLEKVAQLGKPLLIIAEDVEGEALATLVVNKLRGTLRICAVKAPGFGDRRKAMLQDIATLTKGQVISDEVGFKLENAVLTDLGSAKRIVIDKDNTTIIDGAGEQKDIEGRVREIRAAIDKSTSDYDREKLQERLAKLAGGVAVINVGAATEAEMKEKKARVEDALHATRAAVEEGIVPGGGVALIRAQHVLKDVKTAERDEQIGVDIVRRAIEEPLRMIVANAGGEGSIVVEKIRTAKETSFGYNALTDTYEDLVQAGVIDPTKVTRTALQNSASIAGLLLTTEALIVEKKEDKPAAPAGGPGMGGMY from the coding sequence ATGGCAGCCAAGGAACTGCATTTCAACGTTGACGCGCGCGCGGGTCTGAAGCGCGGCGTCGATCAGCTCGCCGAGGCGGTGAAGGTCACCCTCGGCCCCAAGGGTCGCAATGTCGTCATCGACAAGAAGTTCGGCGCCCCCACGGTCACCAAGGACGGTGTGACCGTCGCGAAGGAAATCGAACTGGCCGATCCGATCGAGAACATGGGCGCGCAGATGGTGAAGGAAGTCGCGACCAAGACCTCCGATCTCGCCGGTGACGGCACCACGACGGCGACCGTGCTCGCGCAGGCCATCTTCCGGGAAGGCCTCAAGAACGTGACCGCCGGCTCCAACCCGATGGCGCTCAAGCGCGGCATCGACAAGGCTGTCGCGGGTATCGTCGAGGAGCTGAAGCGCATCTCGGTCCCGACGAGCGGCAAGAAGGAGATCGCGCAGGTCGGTACCATCTCGGCCAACAACGACCCCGAGATCGGTAACCTCATCGCCGAAGCGATGGAGAAGGTGGGCAAGGACGGCGTGATCACCGTCGAAGAGGCCAAGGGTCTCGAGACCACGCTGGAAACCGTGGACGGCATGCAGTTCGACCGCGGCTACCTCTCGCCGTACTTCGTCACCGATCCGGAGAAGATGGAAGCCGTTCTCGAGAACGCGCTCATCCTGATCCACGACAAGAAGATCTCGGCCATGAAGGACCTGCTCCCGGTCCTCGAGAAGGTGGCGCAGCTCGGCAAGCCCCTGCTCATCATCGCCGAAGACGTCGAAGGCGAAGCGCTGGCCACGCTGGTGGTCAACAAGCTCCGCGGCACGCTGCGCATCTGCGCCGTGAAGGCCCCGGGCTTCGGTGATCGTCGCAAAGCCATGCTGCAGGACATCGCCACGCTGACCAAGGGTCAGGTCATCTCCGACGAAGTCGGCTTCAAGCTCGAGAACGCGGTCCTCACCGACCTCGGTTCGGCCAAGCGCATCGTGATCGACAAGGACAACACCACGATCATCGACGGCGCCGGTGAGCAGAAGGACATCGAAGGCCGCGTGCGCGAAATCCGTGCGGCCATCGACAAGAGCACGTCGGACTACGATCGGGAGAAGCTGCAGGAGCGTCTGGCGAAGCTCGCCGGTGGCGTGGCCGTCATCAACGTCGGCGCCGCGACCGAAGCCGAGATGAAGGAGAAGAAGGCTCGCGTGGAAGACGCGCTGCACGCCACGCGTGCCGCCGTCGAGGAAGGCATCGTCCCCGGTGGCGGTGTGGCCCTCATCCGCGCGCAGCACGTGCTCAAGGACGTGAAGACGGCCGAGCGCGACGAGCAGATCGGTGTCGACATCGTGCGTCGCGCGATCGAAGAGCCGCTCCGCATGATCGTCGCCAACGCCGGTGGGGAAGGCTCCATCGTGGTGGAGAAGATCCGCACGGCCAAGGAGACGAGCTTCGGCTACAACGCGCTGACCGACACGTACGAAGACCTCGTGCAGGCGGGTGTCATCGACCCGACCAAGGTCACGCGTACCGCGCTCCAGAACTCGGCCTCGATCGCCGGTCTGCTGCTGACGACCGAAGCGCTCATCGTCGAGAAGAAGGAAGACAAGCCGGCCGCGCCGGCCGGCGGCCCGGGCATGGGCGGCATGTACTGA